One genomic window of Glycine max cultivar Williams 82 chromosome 16, Glycine_max_v4.0, whole genome shotgun sequence includes the following:
- the LOC121173710 gene encoding F-box/kelch-repeat protein At3g06240 — MKLHVLLLLILLFCIASELTTLSVSDDFTSHSLERCDAETEFNSYGYIAGIKKALNDTSCSYQVIIAASCSSPNFTMENIAIRFGDVHGNQEFARSHFALAATPTTRLYLSANDHQVECTDIEASLHDENSAKVVFNYPLPSPEDKYYNRMIDIVGSCRGFILLMTTSGALNFIIWNPSTGLRKGISYLMDDHIYNFYADRCGFGYDSSTDDYVIVNLRIEAWRTEVHCFSLRTNSWSRMLGTALYYPLDLGHGVFFNGALHWFVRRCDGRRQAVIISFDVTERRLFEILLPLNFAVKDQICDLRVMEGCLCLCGANIGRETTIWMMKEYKVQSSWTKLLVVPIYNQHTGPPLLFFPPVFYPICLTKKDEFLGSNHKTLVKLNKKGDLLERHARCHNIGCGILLRCGVYRESLLSLPE, encoded by the exons ATGAAGCTgcatgttcttcttcttcttattctcttGTTCTGTATTGCATCGGAACTTACGACCCTTTCAGTCTCAGATGATTTCACGTCTCATTCTCTCGAACGTTGCGATGCTGAAACTGAGTTCAACTCCTATGGCTACATTGCTGGG ataAAGAAGGCATTGAACGACACATCATGTTCTTACCAAGTGATCATAGCTGCAAGTTGCTCATCGCCCAATTTCACAATGGAGAACATTGCTATTCGCTTTGGGGATGTTCATGGAAACCAAG AATTCGCTCGATCCCACTTTGCCCTAGCTGCAACACCCACCACCAGACTTTATCTGTCTGCCAACGATCATCAAGTTGAATGCACAGATATAGAGGCATCACTTCATGATGAAAATTCTGCCAAAGTAGTCTTTAACTATCCTCTTCCGTCACCTGAAGACAAATATTATAATCGCATGATAGATATCGTGGGTTCATGTAGAGGATTTATACTCTTGATGACAACCAGTGGTGCCTTAAATTTCATCATATGGAATCCTTCAACAGGTCTCCGGAAAGGAATTAGCTATTTGATGgatgatcatatatataatttctatgCTGATCGATGTGGCTTTGGATATGACTCATCAACTGATGACTACGTGATAGTTAATTTAAGAATTGAAGCGTGGCGCACAGAGGTCCATTGTTTCTCCTTGAGAACCAATTCATGGAGTCGCATGTTGGGTACTGCTCTATATTATCCTCTTGATTTAGGACATGGAGTGTTCTTTAATGGGGCTCTTCATTGGTTTGTTAGACGCTGTGATGGTCGTCGTCAAGCTGTGATTATTTCATTTGATGTGACGGAAAGGAGATTATTTGAAATTCTACTGCCACTTAATTTCGCCGTTAAAGATCAAATATGTGATTTGAGGGTCATGGAAGGATGTCTGTGTCTCTGTGGTGCTAATATTGGTCGTGAAACTACAATTTGGATGATGAAAGAATATAAAGTGCAGTCATCGTGGACCAAGTTATTAGTTGTTCCAATTTATAATCAGCATACAGGTCCTCCTTTACTCTTCTTTCCCCCTGTCTTTTACCCAATATGTTTAACCAAAAAAGATGAGTTTTTGGGATCAAATCACAAGACATTAGTGAAACTTAATAAGAAAGGTGATTTGCTTGAGCGTCACGCACGTTGTCACAACATTGGCTGTGGTATTTTATTACGCTGTGGTGTGTACAGAGAGAGTTTGCTATCACTCCCTGAGTAA
- the LOC121173711 gene encoding F-box/kelch-repeat protein At3g06240: MKHMNATLPHTLPEDLITEILMMLPVRSILRFKCMCKLWFSLISDPEFARSHFALAATPTTRLFLSTNGYQVECTDIEASLHDDNSAKVVFNFPLPSPENEYYNCAINIVGSCRGFILLLTSGALDFIIWNPSTGLRKGIRYVMDDHVYNFYADRCGFGYDSSTDDYVIVNLTIEGWRTEVHCFSLRTNSWSRILGTAIYFPLDCGNGVFFNGALHWFGRLWDGHRQAVITSFDVTERGLFEIPLPPDFAVENQIYDLRVMEGCLCLCVAKMGCGTTIWMMKEYKVQSSWTKLIVPIYNQCHPFLPVFYPICSTKKDEFLGSNHKTLVKLNKKGDLLEHQARWHYMDCTILVHCGVYRESLLSLPE, translated from the coding sequence aTGAAGCATATGAATGCCACTCTTCCTCATACTCTCCCTGAGGATTTGATCACAGAAATTCTGATGATGTTGCCTGTGAGATCGATATTGCGTTTTAAATGCATGTGTAAGTTAtggttttctcttatttctgaTCCAGAATTCGCTCGATCCCACTTTGCCCTAGCTGCAACACCCACCACCAGACTTTTTCTGTCAACCAACGGTTATCAAGTTGAATGCACAGATATAGAGGCATCACTTCATGATGATAATTCTGCCAAAGTAGTCTTTAACTTTCCCCTTCCGTCACCGGAAAACGAATATTATAATTGCGCGATAAATATCGTGGGTTCATGTAGAGGATTTATACTCTTGTTAACCAGTGGTGCCTTAGATTTCATCATATGGAATCCTTCAACGGGTCTCCGGAAAGGAATTAGGTATGTGATGGATGATCATGTATATAATTTCTATGCTGATCGATGTGGCTTTGGATATGACTCATCAACTGATGACTACGTGATAGTGAATTTAACAATTGAAGGGTGGCGCACGGAGGTCCATTGTTTCTCCTTGAGAACCAATTCATGGAGTCGCATTTTGGGTACTGCTATATATTTTCCTCTTGATTGTGGAAATGGGGTGTTTTTTAATGGGGCTCTTCATTGGTTTGGTAGACTCTGGGATGGTCATCGTCAAGCTGTGATTACTTCATTTGATGTGACGGAAAGGGGATTATTTGAAATTCCACTGCCACCTGATTTCGCCgttgaaaatcaaatatatgaTTTGAGGGTCATGGAAGGATGTTTGTGTCTCTGTGTTGCTAAAATGGGTTGTGGAACTACAATTTGGATGATGAAAGAATATAAAGTGCAGTCATCGTGGACCAAGTTAATTGTTCCAATTTATAATCAGTGTCATCCTTTTCTCCCTGTCTTTTACCCAATATGTTCAACCAAAAAAGATGAGTTTTTGGGATCAAATCATAAGACATTAGTGAAACTTAACAAGAAAGGTGATTTGCTTGAGCATCAGGCACGTTGGCACTACATGGACTGTACTATTTTAGTACACTGTGGTGTGTACAGAGAGAGTTTGCTATCACTGCCTGAGTAA
- the LOC121173712 gene encoding F-box protein CPR1, giving the protein MKKALNDTSCSYQVIIAASCSSPNFTMENIAIRFGDVHGNQEFARSHFALAATPTTRLYLSANDHQVECTDIEASLHDDNSAKVVFNYPLPSPEDKYYNRAIDIVGSCRGFILLMITSGALDFIIWNPSTGLRKGISYVMDDHAYNFCDDRCGFGYDSSTDDYVIVKLKIDGWCTEVHCFSLRTNSWSRILGTALYYPVDLGHGAFFNGALHWFVRRCNGRRQAVIISFDVTERGLFEIPLPPDFAVKDQICDLRVMEGCLCLCGANIGRETTIWMMKEYKVQSSWTRYGAMDGYGWKPEKVQIYGVMNTSPTILDFNRTQPS; this is encoded by the exons atgAAGAAGGCATTGAACGACACATCATGTTCTTACCAAGTGATCATAGCTGCAAGTTGCTCATCGCCCAATTTCACAATGGAGAACATTGCTATTCGCTTTGGGGATGTTCATGGCAACCAAG AATTCGCTCGATCCCACTTTGCCCTAGCTGCAACACCCACCACCAGACTTTATCTGTCTGCCAACGATCATCAAGTTGAATGCACAGATATAGAGGCATCACTTCATGATGACAATTCTGCCAAAGTAGTCTTTAACTATCCTCTTCCGTCACCTGAAGACAAATATTATAATCGCGCGATAGATATCGTGGGTTCATGTAGAGGATTTATACTCTTGATGATAACCAGTGGTGCCTTAGATTTCATCATATGGAATCCTTCAACGGGTCTCCGGAAAGGAATTAGCTATGTGATGGATGATCATGCATATAATTTCTGTGATGATCGATGTGGCTTTGGATATGACTCATCAACTGATGACTACGTGATagtgaaattaaaaattgatgggTGGTGCACGGAGGTCCATTGTTTCTCCTTGAGAACCAATTCATGGAGTCGCATTCTGGGTACTGCTCTATATTATCCTGTTGATTTAGGACATGGAGCGTTCTTTAATGGGGCTCTTCATTGGTTTGTTAGACGCTGTAATGGTCGTCGTCAAGCTGTGATTATTTCATTTGATGTGACGGAAAGGGGATTATTTGAAATTCCACTGCCACCTGATTTCGCCGTTAAAGATCAAATATGTGATTTGAGGGTCATGGAAGGATGTCTGTGTCTCTGTGGTGCTAATATTGGTCGTGAAACTACAATTTGGATGATGAAAGAATATAAAGTGCAGTCATCGTGGACCAG ATATGGTGCTATGGATGGTTATGGTTGGAAGCCTGAAAAGGTGCAAATCTATGGCGTGATGAACACATCACCTACTATTTTGGATTTCAATCGCACCCAACCCAGTTGA
- the LOC100783951 gene encoding CDGSH iron-sulfur domain-containing protein NEET, giving the protein MESVLSHVGAGFFNGMIPRGVLGTHFKASSFVGVDGGRPRRVVLVKAEAVSINPDIRKSEEKVVDSVVVTELSKPLTPYCRCWRSGTFPLCDGSHVKHNKATGDNVGPLLLKK; this is encoded by the exons ATGGAGTCTGTTCTAAGCCACGTTGGTGCAGGTTTCTTCAATGGCATGATCCCAAGGGGAGTTTTAGGTACCCATTTCAAGGCTAGTTCCTTTGTTGGTGTTGATGGTGGGAGGCCAAGGCGTGTAGTGTTGGTGAAAGCTGAGGCTGTGAGCATAAACCCAGATATAAGGAAGAGTGAAGAGAAAGTGGTAGATTCTGTGGTGGTAACTGAACTCTCCAAGCCCCTCACTCCTTATTGCAG ATGTTGGAGATCAGGGACTTTTCCTCTATGTGATGGAAGCCATGTAAAGCACAACAAAGCCACCGGAGATAATGTTGGCCCTCTTcttttgaaaaagtaa
- the LOC100799476 gene encoding K(+) efflux antiporter 5 isoform X1, with the protein MKTAILATKKRRAFGLWCCVLCLAICARVCGAARSDQETRERFYGNMPNGSSPESNNTLAKMFDRVLEKEFSENDQPEEPDKNSFNSSVADQQAVLETVAKITHDKAKRNETHEGNATRAFQFQDVFSLENEDSDDVTTLIDKKDNVFVMSNKKSKYPVLQVDLRLISDLVVVIVSAAIGGIVFSCLGQPVIVGYLLAGSLIGPGGLKFISEMVQVETVAQFGVVFLLFALGLEFSLAKLKAVGPVAVLGGLLQIIIFMFMCGILSMLFGAKLSEGVFVGSFLSMSSTAVVVKFLVERNSNNALHVQVTIGTLIFQDCAVGLLFALLPVLGGNSGLLQGLMSMGKLLLVLSLYITATSVLSWTFVPRFLKLMMRLSSQTNELYQLAAVAFCLLSAWCSDKLGLSLELGSFMAGVMISTTDFAQHTLDQVEPIRNLFAALFLSSIGMLIHVHFLWNHVDILLASVILVVVVKTAVAVIVTKAFGYSLKTSFIVGISLAQIGEFAFVLLSRASNLHLVEGKMYLLLLGTTALSLVTTPLLFKLIPAVMNLGVLMHWFPNESSTQIEGKTSVIEANRML; encoded by the exons ATGAAGACGGCGATTCTGGCCACGAAGAAACGGCGCGCGTTTGGGCTCTGGTGCTGCGTTTTGTGCCTCGCGATCTGCGCTAGGGTTTGCGGCGCGGCCAGATCCGACCAGGAAACGCGGGAGAGGTTCTACGGGAACATGCCCAATGGCTCGTCGCCCGAATCCAACAACACCTTGGCCAAGATGTTCGATCGCGTTCTCGAGAAGGAGTTCTCCGAGAATGACCAACCCGaag AACCTGACAAAAACAGCTTCAATAGCAGTGTAGCTGATCAGCAG GCTGTATTGGAGACTGTAGCTAAAATTACTCATGATAAAGCAAAGAGAAATGAAACACATGAGGGAAA TGCCACAAGAGCATTTCAGTTTCAAGATGTGTTCTCACTGGAAAATGAAGATTCTGATGATGTGACAACTTTGATTGACAAAAAG GACAATGTCTTTGTGATGTCAAACAAGAAATCCAAATATCCTGTGCTTCAAGTGGATTTGAG GCTAATATCGGATTTGGTGGTTGTCATAGTTTCTGCAGCCATTGGTGGAATTGTCTTTTCCTGTTTGGGGCAACCG GTTATTGTGGGCTATCTTCTTGCAGGCTCCCTTATTGGACCAGGCGGTTTGAAGTTCATAAGTGAAATGGTGCAG GTTGAAACTGTTGCACAATTTGGTGTAGTGTTTCTTCTCTTTGCTTTGGGGCTGGAGTTTTCCCTGGCAAAG TTAAAAGCTGTGGGACCTGTTGCTGTTCTTGGAGGGCTACttcaaattatcatttttatgttcatGTGTGGCATTCTTTCCATG TTATTTGGAGCCAAATTGTCTGAGGGTGTTTTTGTCGGTTCCTTTCTGTCAATGTCATCTACAGCAGTG GTGGTGAAGTTTTTGGTGGAGCGGAATAGTAATAATGCTCTTCATGTTCAAGTTACAATTGGGACTCTTATTTTTCAG GATTGTGCAGTGGGTTTACTATTTGCTTTGCTCCCAGTTTTGGGTGGTAACAGTGGCCTTTTACAAGGACTAATGTCAATGGGAAAACT GTTGCTAGTGTTGTCTTTGTATATCACTGCTACATCTGTATTGTCTTGGACATTTGTTCCTCGCTTTCTTAAACTGATGATGCGGCTGTCATCTCAG ACAAATGAACTTTATCAGCTAGCTGCTGTTGCTTTCTGCTTGTTATCAGCATGG TGCAGTGATAAGCTTGGCCTTAGTCTTGAGTTGGGTTCGTTTATGGCTGGTGTTATGATTTCCACAACAGACTTTGCTCAACATACTTTGGACCAG GTGGAACCAATTCGTAACCTATTTGCAGCTCTCTTTCTCTCAAGTATTGGAATGCTCATACATGTGCACTTCCTTTGGAACCATGTGGATATTTTGTTGGCATCTGTTATTCTGGTTGTAGTTGTTAAAACTGCTGTTGCTGTTATAGTTACAAAGGCCTTCGGATATAGCCTTAAGACATCATTTATT GTTGGTATCTCACTTGCTCAAATTGGAGAATTTGCTTTTGTCCTCCTGAGTCGTGCTTCAAATCTTCACCTTGTTGAG GGGAAAATGTATCTTCTTCTTCTGGGGACAACGGCTCTCAGTCTG GTTACAACTCCACTTTTGTTTAAATTGATTCCTGCTGTCATGAATCTGGGTGTTCTCATGCACTGGTTCCCCAATGAAAGTAGCACACAAATTGAG GGAAAAACTTCAGTGATTGAAGCAAACAGAATGTTGTGA
- the LOC100799476 gene encoding K(+) efflux antiporter 5 isoform X2 has product MKTAILATKKRRAFGLWCCVLCLAICARVCGAARSDQETRERFYGNMPNGSSPESNNTLAKMFDRVLEKEFSENDQPEEPDKNSFNSSVADQQAVLETVAKITHDKAKRNETHEGNATRAFQFQDVFSLENEDSDDVTTLIDKKDNVFVMSNKKSKYPVLQVDLRLISDLVVVIVSAAIGGIVFSCLGQPVIVGYLLAGSLIGPGGLKFISEMVQVETVAQFGVVFLLFALGLEFSLAKLKAVGPVAVLGGLLQIIIFMFMCGILSMLFGAKLSEGVFVGSFLSMSSTAVVVKFLVERNSNNALHVQVTIGTLIFQDCAVGLLFALLPVLGGNSGLLQGLMSMGKLLLVLSLYITATSVLSWTFVPRFLKLMMRLSSQTNELYQLAAVAFCLLSAWCSDKLGLSLELGSFMAGVMISTTDFAQHTLDQGKMYLLLLGTTALSLVTTPLLFKLIPAVMNLGVLMHWFPNESSTQIEGKTSVIEANRML; this is encoded by the exons ATGAAGACGGCGATTCTGGCCACGAAGAAACGGCGCGCGTTTGGGCTCTGGTGCTGCGTTTTGTGCCTCGCGATCTGCGCTAGGGTTTGCGGCGCGGCCAGATCCGACCAGGAAACGCGGGAGAGGTTCTACGGGAACATGCCCAATGGCTCGTCGCCCGAATCCAACAACACCTTGGCCAAGATGTTCGATCGCGTTCTCGAGAAGGAGTTCTCCGAGAATGACCAACCCGaag AACCTGACAAAAACAGCTTCAATAGCAGTGTAGCTGATCAGCAG GCTGTATTGGAGACTGTAGCTAAAATTACTCATGATAAAGCAAAGAGAAATGAAACACATGAGGGAAA TGCCACAAGAGCATTTCAGTTTCAAGATGTGTTCTCACTGGAAAATGAAGATTCTGATGATGTGACAACTTTGATTGACAAAAAG GACAATGTCTTTGTGATGTCAAACAAGAAATCCAAATATCCTGTGCTTCAAGTGGATTTGAG GCTAATATCGGATTTGGTGGTTGTCATAGTTTCTGCAGCCATTGGTGGAATTGTCTTTTCCTGTTTGGGGCAACCG GTTATTGTGGGCTATCTTCTTGCAGGCTCCCTTATTGGACCAGGCGGTTTGAAGTTCATAAGTGAAATGGTGCAG GTTGAAACTGTTGCACAATTTGGTGTAGTGTTTCTTCTCTTTGCTTTGGGGCTGGAGTTTTCCCTGGCAAAG TTAAAAGCTGTGGGACCTGTTGCTGTTCTTGGAGGGCTACttcaaattatcatttttatgttcatGTGTGGCATTCTTTCCATG TTATTTGGAGCCAAATTGTCTGAGGGTGTTTTTGTCGGTTCCTTTCTGTCAATGTCATCTACAGCAGTG GTGGTGAAGTTTTTGGTGGAGCGGAATAGTAATAATGCTCTTCATGTTCAAGTTACAATTGGGACTCTTATTTTTCAG GATTGTGCAGTGGGTTTACTATTTGCTTTGCTCCCAGTTTTGGGTGGTAACAGTGGCCTTTTACAAGGACTAATGTCAATGGGAAAACT GTTGCTAGTGTTGTCTTTGTATATCACTGCTACATCTGTATTGTCTTGGACATTTGTTCCTCGCTTTCTTAAACTGATGATGCGGCTGTCATCTCAG ACAAATGAACTTTATCAGCTAGCTGCTGTTGCTTTCTGCTTGTTATCAGCATGG TGCAGTGATAAGCTTGGCCTTAGTCTTGAGTTGGGTTCGTTTATGGCTGGTGTTATGATTTCCACAACAGACTTTGCTCAACATACTTTGGACCAG GGGAAAATGTATCTTCTTCTTCTGGGGACAACGGCTCTCAGTCTG GTTACAACTCCACTTTTGTTTAAATTGATTCCTGCTGTCATGAATCTGGGTGTTCTCATGCACTGGTTCCCCAATGAAAGTAGCACACAAATTGAG GGAAAAACTTCAGTGATTGAAGCAAACAGAATGTTGTGA